In Schizosaccharomyces osmophilus chromosome 2, complete sequence, the following proteins share a genomic window:
- the irc20 gene encoding DNA-dependent ATPase/ ubiquitin-protein ligase E3 Irc20 gives MKGKSERQERPAKRRKSVKDEIESKLEQSFLQPKFENSYPAFIEKLSLSMDGWLGSEELLEQLKVQPLATVMSLEPERILKIYKFTTKKLNFRNKLEPIYHLDANSLSSLMTSRLSLWSRLWEAFQKVKFLIYFQCFLTLNNGELKFNFGIFILDSKIAPEEAIMASGTSSIYTSLLDQTFVSPFHESGNHPQINTKLFYDNARELAKSLPTVGIRRDKRLLSDLLPFQRRSVEWMIHREMNIPSNSCPLPPLWHQYQLPHDDRKVFINRAYGYVTLSEENAFQLAPALLKGGVLADEMGMGKTLEILSLILFHQPSMDQLLNTQYDPILNKDLVLSKATLIITPSTIIDQWISEVELHVPSLKIFHYKGIRKSGSVTSEQFLNADIVITSYSDLRFELLYAESFSRNLRHDKRHVPPKSPLIDICWWRICVDEAQMVETSQSNVAQMIYRIPRVNCWAVSGTPVRSDVDDLFGLLFLFRYSPIYQHRKQTWLQIIELNRIHEFCSIFSSLTCRNCKQDIAHELRLPPQHRMYMPTRLTVVEETNYQDLLSEAAKSLKHLDDHDFDLSQLDSMKRWLIRLRQSCCHPQVGSGNKSAFGGGPMKSINDVLVFMLEQTNSSLSSMKRQFFSDVVITGWVFDHLKDYKKALTIWTEIFPTVEAVVAGLEGAINRTEIGPKESGEEELNLSYAGLNYPGNLRAWQILLHKIYFFIASTNFALKNEESEKKYYSLAQDLRRKMMSDIIVKTNKHIDEFSKQFNRNNFVDLPKLPKPISKGTILSYIAVEDYEQLREQLNLQAESLVNFRERLIYLMKLPLLDQESDPTGDEYEESLNAQSEISFCIDVYRQMISDRVAAIDGTMNTFVSHETELQKIKVLENIENAEALGEKETEERNKKYMLFFEEREEARPKSDEFGSVQNILARLADALGRSSTSSEYTIAQRLFEQVNEVTKAQSKTCRKLEKELSLIQLTYNMRIDYYKHLQEISDSLIPPAAPKISQSQASNIEIEQTNLFESTLRVAKEACVKTLQEETQDSKTEHENVDDMLLKIDIPAHLALLNELSREKQNYLRRIGHFESRHRYLSNLYEHVVRRAGSKQQCIICRDVIKKGFITTCGHFYCRDCLVAWMKHHPSCPMCKSKLTKNSTFYIGESFDIRARQEFVLGFPTTEKDLEMMDEETFKRIVSVTLKVSFGSKIDAIVRHLVYLKQIELYPKVVVFSQWLDVLEVLHKSFEANGVSYLRFDGKAKNNCLKNFKADRDIEVLTLHSRSQSAGLTLTNATHVIMCEPLLNSGIELQAISRVHRIGQTRPTYVYYYIVEDTVEDHILSMSIQKHKQLGTLDLDVPLIGSIQRSTDPSFGGEVVDDSEIRECLKTALKRLNLEGEG, from the exons atgaaaggtaAAAGCGAAAGGCAAGAAAGACCAGCAAAACGACGAAAATCCGTAAAGGATGAAATTGAGTCTAAATTGGAACAATCGTTTTTGCaaccaaaatttgaaaattcttATCCTGcatttattgaaaaactttCGTTAAGTATGGATGGATGGCTTGGTTCTGAAGAACTTCTGGAGCAATTAAAAGTCCAACCTTTAGCTACGGTTATGTCTTTGGAGCCGGAGAGGATACTTAAGATTTACAAGTTCACTACAAAAAAACTAAACTTCAGAAACAAACTCGAACCTATCTATCATCTAGATGCCAACTCTCTGTCATCGTTAATGACTTCACGCCTAAGTTTATGGAGTCGTTTGTGGGAAGCATTTCAAAAGGTaaagtttttaatttaCTTTCAATGCTTTTTAACTTTGAACAATGGAGAActcaaattcaattttggGATTTTTATCTTGGATTCAAAAATAGCGCCCGAAGAAGCTATTATGGCTTCTGGTACCTCTTCTATATACACTTCTTTGCTGGATCAAACATTTGTTTCTCCATTCCACGAATCAGGAAATCATCCTCAAATTAACACAAAGCTCTTTTACGATAATGCTAGAGAGCTGGCTAAAAGTTTACCTACCGTAGGTATTCGTCGTGATAAACGTTTGTTATCGGAccttcttccatttcagAGACGCTCCGTAGAATGGATGATTCATAGAGAGATGAATATTCCAAGCAACTCATGTCCTCTACCTCCTTTATGGCATCAATACCAGCTTCCTCATGATGACAGGAAAGTTTTTATCAATCGAGCCTATGGTTATGTGACCTTATCTGAGgaaaatgcttttcaaCTTGCTCCTGCATTGCTAAAAGGTGGTGTTCTTGCAGATGAAATGGGTATGGGAAAAACATTAGAAATTTTGTCTCTTATACTATTTCATCAACCCTCCATGGACCAGCTTCTTAATACACAGTACGACCCAATTTTGAATAAGGACTTGGTTTTATCGAAAGCAACACTCATTATCACGCCATCAACGATTATTGATCAATGGATTTCCGAAGTTGAATTGCATGTAccttctttgaaaatattccATTATAAAGGCATACGAAAATCTGGGTCGGTTACTTCAGAACAATTCTTAAATGCTGATATAGTCATAACATCTTATTCTGATTTGCGTTTTGAATTACTATATGCTGAATCCTTTTCCAGGAACCTTCGCCATGACAAACGACATGTTCCTCCCAAGTCTCCTCTTATTGATATCTGCTGGTGGAGAATATGCGTGGATGAAGCTCAAATGGTAGAAACCTCGCAGAGTAATGTCGCTCAAATGATTTATAGAATTCCAAGAGTAAATTGTTGGGCAGTAAGCGGCACACCCGTCCGAAGCGATGTTGATGATCTTTTTGGGctgcttttcctttttcggTATTCGCCTATATATCAACATCGAAAACAAACATGGCTTCAAATTATTGAACTAAATCGGATTCATGAATTTTGTAGCATATTCTCCTCATTAACTTGTAGGAACTGCAAACAAGATATTGCTCACGAACTTCGGCTACCTCCGCAACATCGCATGTATATGCCAACAAGACTTACTGTTGTCGAAGAAACTAATTACCAAGACCTTCTTAGCGAAGCAGCAAAATCACTAAAACATCTGGATGATCATGATTTTGACTTATCACAATTAGACAGTATGAAACGTTGGCTTATTCGCTTAAGGCAATCTTGCTGTCATCCTCAAGTTGGTTCCGGTAATAAATCTGCATTTGGTGGTGGTCCTATGAAAAGCATCAATGATGTTTTAGTGTTTATGTTGGAACAGACTAATTCATCGCTCTCGTCGATGAAAagacaattcttttctgaTGTGGTAATTACAGGCTGGGTTTTTGACCATCTTAAAGATTACAAGAAGGCGTTAACCATTTGGACCGAAATTTTTCCAACTGTGGAAGCAGTAGTTGCAGGTTTAGAAGGTGCTATCAATCGAACGGAAATTGgtccaaaagaaagcggTGAAGAGGAGTTAAATTTGTCATATGCTGGTCTAAACTATCCTGGTAATTTACGAGCATGGCAGATTTTGCTCCACAAAATCtacttttttattgcaaGCACTAACTTTGCTTTAAAAAACGAGGAGTCAGAGAAGAAGTACTATAGTCTCGCTCAAGATTTACGAAGAAAGATGATGAGTGATATTATtgtgaaaacaaacaaacacaTCGACGAATTCAGCAAGCAATTTAACCGGAAcaattttgttgatttaCCAAAGCTGCCAAAGCCAATCTCAAAAGGAACTATATTGAGTTACATAGCAGTTGAGGACTATGAACAGCTACGTGAACAGTTGAATTTACAAGCAGAGTCTTTAGTGAATTTTCGGGAGCGTCTGATTTATTTGATGAAGCTTCCTTTATTGGATCAAGAGTCCGATCCAACTGGTGATGAATATGAAGAGTCTTTGAATGCCCAGTCGgaaatttcgttttgtaTTGATGTGTACCGTCAAATGATTTCTGATCGGGTTGCTGCAATAGACGGAACAATGAATACATTTGTATCACATGAAACggaattacaaaaaattaaagttttggaaaacataGAAAATGCTGAAGCGCTAGgcgaaaaagaaacagaagagCGCAATAAGAAGTacatgcttttttttgaagaaaggGAAGAAGCTCGTCCAAAAAGTGATGAATTTGGCTCTGTACAAAACATCTTAGCAAGACTGGCTGATGCGTTGGGCAGATCAAGCACATCTTCTGAATACACGATTGCACAGAGATTGTTTGAACAAGTTAATGAAGTTACGAAAGCTCAATCCAAAACGTGCCGAAAACTCGAAAAAGAGCTAAGTTTGATACAGCTCACTTATAATATGAGAATTGACTATTATAAACATTTGCAAGAAATTTCAGATTCTCTGATACCACCAGCAGCTCCTAAAATAAGTCAATCACAGGCTTCTAATATAGAAATAGAGCAGACCAATTTATTTGAGTCTACTTTACGGGTTGCTAAAGAAGCTTGTGTTAAGACGCTGCAAGAGGAGACCCaagattcaaaaacagAACATGAGAATGTTGATGACATGCTTCTTAAAATTGACATTCCTGCTCATTTGGCTTTGTTGAATGAATTAAGTAGGGAGAAGCAAAACTATTTGAGGAGGATCGGACATTTCGAGTCTAGGCATCGATATCTTTCTAATTTGTATGAACATGTTGTCCGCCGTGCTGGCTCGAAGCAGCAATGCATTATTTGTCGAGACgttattaaaaaaggtttCATCACAACATGTG gGCATTTCTATTGTCGAGATTGCCTAGTTGCTTGGATGAAACACCATCCATCTTGCCCCATGTGCAAATCCAAATTGACCAAAAACAGTACGTTTTACATTGGTGAAAGTTTCGACATACGTGCACGGCAAGAGTTCGTTTTAGGATTCCCTACTACagaaaaggatttggaaaTGATGGATGAAGAGACTTTTAAGCGTATCGTATCTGTTACATTGAAAGTTTCGTTTGGATCAAAAATAGATGCAATCGTTAGACATTTAGTT TATTTGAAGCAAATTGAGCTATATCCAAAAGTAGTGGTATTTTCCCAATGGTTGGACGTGTTGGAGGTACTACACAAGTCGTTTGAGGCAAATGGTGTTTCTTACTTAAGATTTGATGGCAAAGCTAAAAATAATTGCTTGAAGAATTTTAAGGCTGATCGAGATATAGAAGTTTTGACGTTGCATTCCAGATCGCAATC GGCCGGTTTAACACTTACTAATGCTACTCATGTAATAATGT GCGAACCGCTCTTAAATAGTGGAATTGAACTACAAGCTATATCCAGAGTACATAGAATTGGTCAAACACGGCCTACTTACGTGTACTATTATATTGTCGAAGACACCGTGGAAGATCACATTTTGAGCATGTCTATACAAAAGCATAAGCAGCTTGGGACACTGGATTTAGACGTTCCTTTGATCGGTAGTATACAAAGGAGTACAGATCCTTCTTTTGGTGGAGAAGTGGTCGATGATTCAGAGATTCGCGAATGTCTGAAAACCGCTTTGAAAAGGCTAAATTTGGAAGGTGAAGGGTAA
- the cis4 gene encoding Golgi zinc importer, CDF family, Cis4 — protein MSLLTIGASNFGSLESLCLCVLSYKLFNHRSEFPTPSKAFSSLKPYFIIPIVCLLFSLSSSFLAKPNSSVITILSGTFCVIFSVLLRAFYLEPSKRQEKAEVKLLIFSLLICCFSQFGLVPIKYLDISVTRFALSSLISIFCINYNDLDIINYNLDLRDVRVQLAVGSVVAHHFVSNGLFRGIIRTYQFFFSYFYVGSGFTNTLKLPDNSRIVCTYKTFVVDGILADKESRSIFFFFLLNLFYMMVQVFYGFYTNSLGLISDAIHMAFDCIAVFVGLVATVLVKLPSNYAYPFGFAKVEALSGFTNGIFLILISCSIVCEASYRLFHPPNMNTDQLLLVSFVGLVVNLVGIVAFNHGHAHGHGTCSHGHQELALPNSTDDVNIYEEFNNHNHDLQTHSILHDHQEDRPHEHSHDHLDHSDLKEKQECMPHVGHQSHSHHDGHGHHHHHHVENNNMQGIFLHILADTMGSVAVIISTLLIKWFSWTGFDPLASMVTAVLIFISVIPLIKNSAKNLLTVTDSESEYTLKQCLSDISVMRSIISLSNPKFWKNEKGELQGNLHLQVSIEGDLNVTRNEIYRKLKAALPNLKDVCIQVERPNTCWCGK, from the coding sequence ATGAGCTTATTAACGATTGGTGCCTCCAACTTTGGGTCCCTTGAATCTCTTTGTTTATGCGTTTTATCCTATAAGTTATTTAATCACCGCTCTGAATTCCCTACTCCTTCAAAggccttttcttctttgaaacCTTACTTTATTATTCCAATAGTATGCTTGTTATTCAGTCTTTCTTCAAGCTTTTTGGCTAAGCCAAATTCCTCTGTTATTACAATACTATCTGGCACTTTTTGTGTAATTTTTTCCGTTTTGTTACGTGCCTTCTACCTAGAGCCTTCGAAAAGACAAGAGAAAGCAGAAGTTAAGCTGcttatcttttctttgttaatATGCTGCTTCAGTCAATTTGGATTGGTTCCAATTAAATATCTCGACATTTCAGTTACTCGTTTCGCTCTATCGTCTTTGATTTCGATATTCTGCATAAACTACAATGATTTGGATATAATTAATTACAATTTGGACCTCAGAGACGTTCGTGTACAGTTAGCAGTAGGTTCTGTTGTCGCGCAccattttgtttccaacGGGCTTTTTAGGGGAATTATAAGAACATAtcagttttttttctcgtATTTCTATGTTGGATCAGGCTTCACTAATACTCTGAAGCTTCCTGATAACAGTCGAATTGTGTGTACATATAAAACATTTGTGGTTGATGGCATACTTGCTGACAAGGAATCCAGGAgcatattcttctttttccttttaaatcttttttacaTGATGGTACAAGTTTTTTATGGTTTTTATACGAACTCTTTAGGATTAATATCTGATGCCATACATATGGCCTTCGATTGCATTGCCGTTTTTGTGGGTTTAGTGGCTACTGTTTTGGTAAAACTTCCTTCGAATTACGCATATccttttggttttgcaaaagttgaAGCTCTCTCTGGCTTTACGAAtgggatttttttgattttgatatCATGTTCCATTGTATGTGAGGCGTCGTATCGACTGTTCCATCCCCCCAATATGAATACCGATCAACTTTTGCTTGTGAGTTTCGTTGGTCTGGTCGTGAATTTGGTAGGCATCGTGGCCTTTAATCACGGACATGCCCATGGTCATGGAACTTGCTCACATGGTCATCAGGAGTTAGCACTACCAAACAGCACTGATGATGTTAATATATACGAGGAATTTAATAATCACAATCACGACTTGCAAACACACTCTATTTTACATGATCACCAAGAAGACCGTCCGCATGAACATTCTCATGATCATTTAGACCACTCAgacttaaaagaaaaacaagaatgtATGCCTCATGTTGGTCATCAGTCGCACAGCCACCATGATGGTCACGGTCATCACCATCATCATCATGTTGAAAATAACAATATGCAGggaatttttcttcacaTATTGGCAGACACTATGGGTTCTGTTGCTGTTATCATCTCTACATTGCTTATCAAATGGTTTTCTTGGACAGGCTTTGATCCTTTGGCTTCCATGGTAACCGCTGTTTTGATATTTATTTCTGTCATACCTCTTATAAAAAATTCGGCAAAAAATTTGTTAACAGTAACGGATTCAGAGTCAGAATATACCTTGAAACAATGTCTTTCGGACATTAGTGTTATGAGATCTATTATAAGTCTGTCTAatccaaaattttggaaaaatgaaaaaggtGAGTTGCAAGGGAACTTACATCTTCAGGTTAGTATAGAAGGTGATTTGAATGTTACGAGAAACGAGATTTATAGAAAACTCAAAGCGGCTCTTCCGAACCTAAAAGATGTATGCATACAAGTTGAACGCCCTAACACTTGTTGGTGCggtaaataa
- the apl5 gene encoding AP-3 adaptor complex subunit Apl5 yields MVFERSLNDLIKGIRSHKDDEESYINGCLLECRKEVSSQDAEIKAEAALKLAYLEMFGFDVSWASFQIIEVMASSQLSQKQRGYLAAVQSFKPTTDVLMLTTNLIKKDIMSSRVPEITIAINGLSHISTYGLARDLYQDVLILLNHSVPYIRKRTIMVLYRLCLQYPDAIPICVPKLRERLDDTDNSVVNASVSVICELARRTPKNYLEFAPDLFHLLTNSSNNWMLIKLVKLFASLTPYEPRLVKKLVPALTQIIETTHAMSLLYECINTIVSGNMLANYSHSDQLAWLCTTKLREFFLDTDQNLKYVALLSFYKLSITHQQLVAQQLDIILQCLIDSDISLRMRALDLVCQIVNAGNIVSIVKTIMLQLVTSSEDVLIEESRNVTALKLIEMTSKSTYAVVSDFEWLLTVYVDLARIPGIHVGKVLSSQIVDLCVRVKALRPFAIDLFSQMTSDPSTIFSEGKSKESFSEVLPSLLWCLGEYAEYVEDYIDVLDGLVRPASTSLPSSIQPVLIQCVPKLFCQWCVNEEAAWGPEKLGLVKLWVTRIQQFMESFVQSLDMEAQLRAVEYSIMFAQIQEILNTNDYSEILDFQQGPPYIIKNTVINLFFTESLNPVASKAQKRVLPPEGLALDTPINGAIEAPKKLKNMIDESSNIRSARETTELSIDNTPNMLQAKESGPVRDLYNPFYLNSSPSKEEDATAENDTNGFNEVTENDSLFSGSKIMKVTKKSRRRKVLASPTQGPVEIAQDEIPEGVQLSDEDQLERSKIQKEKPLISLEPTSSTLNDNDHRPETTSNTPIAPIKVKKREKNKKKSNTEIKGEKMRKKRVSKKSED; encoded by the exons ATGGTTTTTGAAAGGTCTTTAAATGACCTTATAAAGGGCATAAGGTCTCATAAAGATGACGAAGAAAGCTATATTAACGGCTGCTTATTGGAATGTCGAAAAGAAGTATCAAGCCAGGATGCAGAAATCAAAGCTGAAGCTGCTTTAAAACTTGCATAT TTGGAGATGTTTGGATTTGATGTTAGCTGGGCAAGTTTTCAAATCATCGAAGTGATGGCTTCGTCGCAGCTTtcccaaaaacaaagaggATATTTAGCTGCAGTTCAATCTTTTAAGCCAACCACTGATGTTCTTATGCTTACAACGAATTTGATAAAAAAG GATATCATGAGTTCAAGAGTCCCGGAAATTACTATAGCCATCAATGGATTATCACATATTTCTACTTATGGGTTAGCTCGAGACTTATACCAAGACGTGTTGATTCTGCTGAATCATTCAGTACCCTATATACGCAAACGTACTATCATGGTCCTTTATCGACTCTGCTTGCAGTATCCAGATGCAATTCCCATTTGCGTTCCAAAACTCCGTGAGCGATTAGATGATACAGACAACTCCGTTGTTAACGCTTCTGTCAGTGTAATCTGCGAATTGGCACGGAGAACACCAAAAAACTACCTCGAATTTGCTCctgatttgtttcatttacTAACGAATTCCTCTAACAATTGGATGCTTATAAAACTCGTAAAGTTGTTTGCATCTTTAACTCCTTATGAACCAAGACTTGTTAAAAAACTTGTTCCAGCTTTAACACAAATTATCGAGACTACTCATGCCATGTCATTACTGTATGAGTGCATCAACACCATCGTCTCTGGGAATATGCTGGCCAATTATTCTCATTCTGATCAACTTGCTTGGTTATGTACAACAAAACTACGTGAGTTCTTCCTAGACACGGATCAGAACCTGAAATATGTCGCTTTGCTTTCGTTTTATAAACTTTCGATTACCCATCAACAGCTTGTCGCTCAGCAACTAGATATAATCCTTCAATGCTTAATCGACTCGGATATTTCGCTTAGGATGAGGGCGTTGGATCTTGTTTGTCAAATAGTGAATGCAGGAAACATTGTTTCCATTGTGAAGACAATCATGCTTCAGTTGGTTACTTCTTCCGAAGACGTCCTTATAGAAGAATCTCGAAACGTAACCGCGCTTAAACTTATAGAAATGACTTCCAAGTCTACGTATGCTGTTGTTTCTGATTTTGAATGGCTTCTTACTGTTTATGTGGATCTTGCACGGATACCGGGAATTCATGTCGGGAAAGTTCTGTCCTCTCAAATTGTCGATCTCTGTGTTCGTGTAAAAGCTCTCAGACCATTTGCTATTGATTTGTTTTCCCAAATGACTTCTGATCCGTCTACAATTTTTTCGGAAGGGAAATCGAAAGAAAGCTTCTCTGAAGTTTTGCCTTCTCTTCTCTGGTGTTTAGGCGAATATGCCGAATATGTTGAAGACTACATTGACGTTTTGGATGGATTGGTTCGTCCAGCTTCAACTTCCCTTCCGTCTAGCATACAACCAGTACTAATCCAGTGTGTTCCTAAATTATTCTGCCAGTGGTGTGTCAATGAGGAAGCTGCGTGGGGTCCAGAGAAGCTGGGCTTGGTAAAACTGTGGGTTACTCGAATTCAACAATTTATGGAAAGTTTTGTGCAATCTCTCGATATGGAGGCACAATTAAGAGCAGTTGAATATAGTATCATGTTTGCCCAAATACAAGAGATTCTCAATACAAATGATTACTCTGAAATTCTTGATTTCCAGCAAGGACCTCCttatattataaaaaatactgTTATCAATTTGTTCTTTACTGAGTCACTTAACCCTGTTGCTAGCAAAGCACAGAAACGGGTATTGCCTCCAGAGGGTCTGGCTTTAGATACTCCCATAAACGGAGCTATTGAAGCACCtaaaaagttgaaaaatATGATAGACGAAAGCAGTAACATTAGAAGTGCCAGGGAGACCACTGAATTATCAATAGATAATACCCCGAATATGCTGCAAGCGAAAGAATCAGGACCTGTTAGGGATTTGTATAACCCATTCTATTTGAATTCAAGTCCATCTAAGGAGGAAGACGCTACAGCAGAAAATGACACAAACGGTTTTAACGAAGTTACCGAAAATGATTCTCTCTTTTCAGGGAGTAAAATAATGAAAG TTACCAAGAAAAGTCGGCGGAGAAAAGTCCTTGCTTCGCCTACCCAAGGACCTGTAGAAATCGCTCAAGATGAGATACCAGAAGGAGTTCAGCTTTCAGATGAAGATCAGCTGGAACGATCAAAAATTCAGAAGGAAAAGCCTTTGATTTCGTTGGAGCCCACTTCTTCGACCTTGAACGATAATGACCACCGTCCAGAGACAACCTCAAATACTCCTATAGCTCCCATTAAAgtcaaaaaaagagagaagaataaaaagaaaagt AACACAGAAAttaaaggagaaaaaatgagaaaaaaaagagtgtCAAAAAAATCCGAAGATTAG
- the cdc45 gene encoding DNA replication pre-initiation complex subunit Cdc45, producing MFVRRSEYALAYSKIKEASISGGCVVHIFVALDPDALCACKLLSRLLKADFISHKIRPVSGYRDLENANETILEKSEDLRFLILLNCGNMVDLSGYLKSDEDISVYVIDSHRPYNLDNLYRDNRIYIFDDGDIEEDMSKIHDAWFALESLSSSDEENDSSESENAPDDDGNEDQDEDGLQGSSELPKRSRRRYSTETEQRRVHRKDIIRKKKEYHYVLAEYYDTGTWFGESITNMLYSLGSMLGREDNDMLWLAIIGLTSLEVHCRSSKKYFDRSYNLLKDEVNRLNPLPLERTNVGRPHGKTPYDQSIRLEDEYRFMLIRHWSLYNAMLHSAYVGSRLHIWSEEGRKRLHKLLAKMGLSLVECKQTYIHMDMNLKKTLKSSLQRFAPLYGLDDVIFHSFTRTYGFKCTLSASDVAYAISALLEVGGAGTFLQAKNVTKEPDMTEEQYLQKFEEEQKQEWLKNFYDAYDALDNVDALEKALKLAMNMQRSIVRTGIALLEKRAIKALRSFRIGLISEGPDIRIFQHPLALTKLSLWVSEAIREQEKELGKLKHLPLVLAVMIEEKSSYLIVGTSTSAFTSNDDEDDGHGHNRFGVAFQEVASMTSATLQMDCFEASVIECKKADLGLFLESLSLKTLQ from the exons ATGTTCGTCCGGAGGTCCGAATATGCCCTTGCTTACTCTaaaattaaagaagcaagTATCTCAGGGGGATGTGTAGTACACATTTTCGTTGCATTAGATCCCGATGCATTATGTGCTTGCAAATTACTGTCTCGATTGCTGAAGGCCGACTTTATTTCTCATAAAATTAGACCTGTTTCAGGGTATCGTGATCTGGAAAATGCGAATGAAACCATATTAGAGAAAAGCGAAGATTTGAGATTCCTAATTCTACTCAATTGTGGAAATATGGTCGACTTGAGTGGTTACCTAAAATCTGATGAGGATATATCTGTTTATGTGATTGATTCCCATCGGCCTTATAATTTAGATAATTTATACAGGGACAATAGAATTTACATATTCGATGATGGTGATATTGAGGAGGATATGAGCAAAATACACGATGCATGGTTTGCACTCGAATCTTTATCTTCCTCTGACGAGGAAAATGATTCTTCAGAATCCGAGAACGCACCAGATGATGATGGTAATGAAGATCAAGACGAGGATGGATTACAAGGCTCTTCTGAACTTCCTAAGCGGAGCAGGAGAAGGTACTCAACAGAAACAGAACAGCGTCGAGTGCATCGAAAGGATATCataaggaaaaaaaaggaatatcaTTATGTACTAGCAGAATACTATGATACCGGAACTTGGTTTGGGGAGTCAATTACAAATATGCTATACTCGCTTGGGTCTATGCTTGGTCGAGAGGACAATGACATGCTTTGGTTAGCTATTATCGGTCTCACAAGTCTGGAAGTCCATTGTCGCtcttcaaagaaatatttCGATAGATCCTACaatcttttgaaggatGAAGTAAACCGGCTGAACCCTCTACCGTTGGAAAGAACGAATGTAGGACGACCACACGGTAAAACTCCTTATGATCAGTCCATACGCCTTGAAGATGAATATAGATTTATGTTGATTAGACACTGGAGCTTGTACAATGCTATGTTGCATTCGGCATACGTAGGCTCGCGTTTGCACATTTGGAGCGAAGAAGGACGAAAACGCTTGCATAAGCTCCTAGCTAAAATGGGTTTAAGTTTGGTAGAGTGTAAGCAAACTTATATTCATATGGATATGAATCTTAAAAAAACACTGAAAAGTAGTCTTCAAAGATTTGCTCCTCTTTACGGACTTGACGATGTAATATTTCACAGCTTTACCCGTACATACGGATTTAAATGTACACTTAGTGCAAGCGATGTTGCTTATGCGATTAGTGCTTTGCTTGAAGTTGGAGGAGCCGGTACATTTctccaagcaaaaaatgTAACTAAGGAACCCGACATGACCGAGGAGCaatatttgcaaaaattcgaagaagaacaaaaacaagaatggctaaaaaatttttatgaCGCTTATGATGCCCTCGATAATGTTGATGCGTTAGAGAAAGCCTTGAAATTGGCCATGAACATGCAACGTTCTATAGTTCGCACTGGCATCGCTTTGTTAGAAAAACGAGCCATAAAAGCACTACGCTCTTTTCGTATAGGATTGATTAGTGAAGGACCTGATATAAGGATTTTCCAGCATCCACTTGCTTTGACAAAACTAAGTCTTTGGGTCTCCGAGGCTATTAGG gagcaagaaaaagagttagGGAAATTGAAGCATTTGCCTCTTGTCTTAGCTGTAAtgattgaagaaaaaagcagctATTTAATTGTAGGTACTTCTACTTCTGCCTTTACAAGTAATGACGACGAAGATGATGGACACGGCCATAATCGCTTTGGTGTAGCCTTCCAAGAAGTAGCAAGCATGACTTCTGCTACGCTACAGATGGATTGTTTTGAAGCTAGTGTCATTGAATGTAAAAAGGCTGATTTAGGCTTGTTTCTTGAAAGCCTATCCCTAAAAACCTTACAATAA